In a single window of the Diabrotica undecimpunctata isolate CICGRU chromosome 11, icDiaUnde3, whole genome shotgun sequence genome:
- the LOC140452840 gene encoding uncharacterized protein — translation MTITKFKEELLRAPLGDFIVTPVIMENSHKLSDVGRAGKRRYFNAHHGLWGSNLCSADGNILVEALDVFPNLVVVNDGLATRATPPGHIKSVVDLTIISSSLCSAFDWTVLSDTYGSDHFPIRLSVQDIKFENTIFTSSVKWSMSNANWEKFRDSTFMNTRGMKLYVNALSAQKPNLVGLDFVPHLVGTSPSEIWKRVNKIQGKKKYTANDEDIVESLFTKISPDYVHLPVFMPSISTNDHFLLTPISADELKTNIKSSENTAPGIDGINYSMLLNLPVIAIHYLCKLYNNILIKGDNCDSLKQCLVIPIPKVFIQCNDRLIGPRVVHQGLPQASALSSSLYNLYTIDLHSTGIKCNILQYADDFCFYTVNNSYQQSINSIKTIMCDAREYFFKQGFELTTKKSAVVFFTRHRLPVISSNMFNSLSIPVQNHYTYLGIILDTKLTWDEHINKCLMKCEKSLNIFKVVNRYRWGADPKINLMFYRAYTRSILDYGSFLYGSATNSLLKKLDRLQYKALRLVLGALKSTPTENLLAESMEPP, via the exons attttaatgctcaccATGGATTATGGGGATCCAATTTATGTTCCGCCGATGGTAATATATTAGTAGAAGCCTTAGATGTATTTCCTAATCTAGTTGTGGTAAATGACGGATTGGCTACTAGAGCAACTCCTCCAGGACATATCAAATCGGTTGTAGATCTTACTATTATAAGTTCTAGTTTATGTTCAGCCTTTGACTGGACCGTTCTTTCAGATACCTATGGATCCGATCACTTTCCCATTAGACTCTCTGTGCAGgatataaaatttgaaaatacaaTCTTTACATCTTCAGTTAAGTGGTCAATGTCTAATGCAAATTGGGAAAAATTTAGAGATTCT ACTTTCATGAATACAAGAGGAATGAAGCTGTATGTAAACGCACTTTCCGCTCAAAAGCCAAATCTAGTTGGGCTCGATTTTGTTCCTCACTTAGTAGGCACTTCACCCTCAGAGATTTGGAAAAGGGTAAACAAAATTCAAGGTAAGAAAAAGTACACCGCTAATGATGAAGACATAGTAGAAAGtctttttacaaaaatatctccGGATTATGTCCATCTACCAGTATTTATGCCGAGCATCTCCACTAATGATCACTTTTTACTAACCCCCATTTCAGCTGACGaacttaaaacaaatattaagagTTCTGAAAATACAGCTCCTGGTATTGACGGCATTAACTATAGCATGCTATTAAACCTGCCAGTAATTGCCATACATTATTTGTGCAAATTAtacaacaatattttaattaaaggaGACAACTGTGATTCTCTTAAACAATGCTTGGTTATTCCTATACCCAAA GTATTCATTCAATGTAATGATAGATTGATTGGCCCGAGAGTAGTGCATCAAGGTCTACCACAAGCCTCTGCCCTTAGCTCCTCGTTGTATAATCTATACACTATAGATCTTCACAGTACAGGCATTAAatgcaatatattacaatatgcaGACGACTTCTGCTTTTACACTGTGAATAATTCATACCAACAAAGTATTAACTCAATAAAAACGATTATGTGTGACGCAAGAGAGTATTTCTTTAAACAAGGGTTTGAACTTACTACGAAGAAATCAGCTGTGGTATTTTTTACGCGACATCGTTTACCAGTTATATCCAGCAATATGTTTAACAGCCTGAGTATACCCGTTCAAAATCACTACACTTATCTTGGTATTATATTGGACACCAAGTTAACATGGGACGAACACATTAACAAGTGCTTAATGAAATGTgagaaaagtttaaatatttttaaagtagttAATCGCTATCGATGGGGTGCCGACCCTAAGATTAACTTAATGTTTTATCGTGCGTACACCAGATCCATTCTAGACTATGGAAGCTTTCTATACGGATCTGCCACAAACAGTCTTCTTAAAAAACTAGACCGCCTTCAGTATAAGGCTCTGCGATTAGTTCTAGGTGCGCTTAAATCTACACCTACAGAGAACCTTCTAGCCGAATCTATGGAACCTCCCTAA